A region of Candidatus Leptovillus gracilis DNA encodes the following proteins:
- a CDS encoding phasin family protein, with amino-acid sequence MAEIEIIEEEVNNEPNALLDAVRRVLMAGIGAVVLAQEEVEEFVNKLIERGEIAEKDGRKLINEIVEKRKKKAQDTTHNAQEEVDKRLEGILDRLNIPTKSDIDALNVKVTELTDKVENLKKTMA; translated from the coding sequence ATGGCTGAAATCGAAATTATCGAGGAAGAAGTGAACAACGAACCCAATGCCCTGCTAGACGCAGTGCGTCGCGTTTTGATGGCTGGTATTGGCGCTGTTGTTCTGGCCCAAGAAGAAGTGGAAGAATTTGTCAACAAATTGATTGAACGCGGCGAAATTGCGGAAAAAGACGGCCGTAAACTCATCAATGAAATTGTCGAAAAGCGCAAGAAAAAAGCGCAAGACACCACTCACAACGCCCAGGAAGAAGTTGACAAACGCCTGGAAGGGATTCTCGATCGGCTCAATATCCCCACCAAAAGCGACATTGACGCTCTCAACGTCAAAGTTACTGAATTGACCGACAAAGTAGAAAACCTGAAGAAAACGATGGCCTAG
- a CDS encoding DegT/DnrJ/EryC1/StrS family aminotransferase — protein MTHPIRDSYLVFGSPLIGEAEIAEVVDSLRTGWLGTGPKVAKFEEIFRQYIGADYAIAVNSCTAGLHLSLLVADLKPGDEVITTPMTFAATVNTILHVGATPVLVDCDRETQLIDPQKIEEAITPRTRAIIPVHLCGRPCDMTAITDIARRHNLVVIEDAAHAIETVHKGSKVGNISALTCFSFYVTKNIVTGEGGMVTTNNPDYADKIKMYGLHGLSRDAWKRFSDSGYMHYQVLFPGFKYNMMDLQAAIGLHQMSHVEEWLKRRNDLWRIYNQAFAGLEIGLPAEDEPDTVHARHLYTLMIDKERTGLTRDEFMAKMHELNIGTGVHYVGLHLHSYYRQAFGYQPQDFPNATWLSDRTVSLPFSPKLTNQDVEDVIEAVTRVIKQ, from the coding sequence ATGACTCATCCTATACGTGATTCCTATTTAGTCTTCGGCTCGCCCCTTATCGGCGAAGCCGAAATCGCCGAAGTAGTGGATTCCCTCCGTACCGGTTGGCTTGGCACAGGCCCAAAGGTTGCCAAATTCGAGGAAATATTCCGCCAATACATAGGTGCGGATTATGCCATAGCTGTTAACTCTTGCACGGCCGGTTTGCACCTTTCCCTCCTCGTAGCCGACCTCAAGCCGGGAGATGAGGTCATTACTACTCCCATGACTTTTGCCGCCACAGTCAACACCATTTTACACGTGGGTGCAACTCCCGTGCTGGTGGATTGCGACCGCGAAACGCAATTAATAGACCCTCAGAAAATCGAAGAGGCCATCACACCACGCACGAGAGCCATCATACCTGTGCATCTATGCGGACGGCCGTGCGATATGACTGCCATCACAGATATCGCCCGTCGGCACAATTTGGTGGTTATAGAAGATGCTGCGCACGCCATTGAGACAGTACATAAAGGGAGTAAGGTGGGCAATATCAGCGCCCTCACCTGTTTCAGCTTCTATGTGACCAAAAACATTGTCACAGGAGAAGGGGGGATGGTGACAACCAACAACCCCGATTATGCCGACAAAATCAAAATGTATGGGCTTCATGGACTGAGTCGAGACGCCTGGAAGCGATTCTCTGACAGCGGCTACATGCATTATCAGGTATTGTTTCCGGGCTTCAAATACAACATGATGGATTTGCAGGCGGCCATTGGCTTGCACCAAATGAGTCATGTGGAAGAATGGCTCAAACGGCGCAATGATCTGTGGAGAATTTACAATCAGGCTTTTGCCGGTTTGGAAATCGGGTTACCCGCAGAAGACGAACCAGATACCGTCCATGCCCGCCACCTGTATACCTTGATGATTGATAAGGAGCGCACAGGGTTGACACGAGATGAGTTCATGGCGAAGATGCACGAACTCAACATCGGCACGGGTGTGCATTACGTGGGCCTTCATCTGCATTCCTATTACCGCCAGGCATTTGGCTATCAGCCCCAAGATTTCCCCAACGCCACATGGCTGAGTGATCGCACAGTTTCATTACCTTTTTCGCCCAAACTGACAAACCAGGACGTGGAAGATGTGATTGAAGCAGTAACTCGCGTAATTAAACAATGA
- a CDS encoding phasin family protein, protein MKNEVVIETTEEKNGGLPAMVVDNVHKVFLVGLGAAAMAQDELVSLVEKFVDHGEETEKKVLDSVNEMVDDRKKEAEKSQQTG, encoded by the coding sequence ATGAAAAATGAAGTAGTTATCGAAACGACTGAAGAAAAAAATGGTGGGTTACCTGCCATGGTCGTAGACAACGTACACAAGGTATTCCTCGTTGGCCTGGGCGCTGCGGCGATGGCTCAGGATGAATTGGTCAGCCTGGTCGAAAAATTTGTAGATCATGGCGAAGAGACCGAAAAGAAAGTCCTCGATTCCGTCAATGAGATGGTGGACGATCGCAAAAAAGAGGCCGAAAAAAGCCAACAAACGGGCTGA
- a CDS encoding phasin family protein, whose protein sequence is MRWWTIAKKRPKKANKRAEKEFNKRMESVLHRLNMPTRAEIRALNTKITKLSKKLDEMNLETVA, encoded by the coding sequence ATGAGATGGTGGACGATCGCAAAAAAGAGGCCGAAAAAAGCCAACAAACGGGCTGAAAAAGAATTCAACAAGCGTATGGAATCTGTTCTCCATCGCCTCAACATGCCCACTCGCGCTGAGATTCGTGCTTTGAATACCAAGATCACCAAGCTGTCCAAGAAACTCGACGAAATGAACCTGGAAACAGTCGCCTGA